Below is a window of Humulus lupulus chromosome 2, drHumLupu1.1, whole genome shotgun sequence DNA.
AATTAAGATAACACTTGGGTTGTTTCCCTGAAGACTGTAAAGCATGGACCACTGTCaagttttgtttgtttttttctttcaaagTTTGTGGATTAGAGACAACAACTACaagtaaattatttataatttaattgcTTATTTGTTTTTTGCTTGTGAACCGTACAATAATCCATCATATGATTCTAATCTTGGTCAAAATGAGTAGGGTTGGTTGGCAACATAGGCATAGTGCTCTGTGCTCCTTCAATATGAATGAACAAAACATCTCGAACTTGTCAAACTtatatttcttcattattctcACCTTATTGGATTAGcttgtatatttattatatattaattcgACATATAGTTTTCTTCCTTCATTTTACCTAATTAGACAAATCGGTTATGGTCATATATACATAACGTACACACACATGGAtacatctatatatttatatatatataatacgagagagagagagagagagagagggagagagaaatagAAGCCAATTTTACCTTTATTTTCCATAACAAATTAGCCATTTCATTGAAATAAAAAAAGGGTGCACTAGCTAGAACCTATATGAGCCTCAGTCAACCAAGCAAAAGACATAAAATTTAGTTCTGTCAAATGTTTCAGAAGAGATGCACTGGAAGGAAGGAGATCCATCTGCAACACAACACCAAGAAAATATAAGATTTCATTGTGATGTAATGTTATTATTGACAAAAGGAAATGGAAAAGGatattaataataccataaaagaaaatcataattaaaaatggTTTTGAACTGTTATATGTAATTTGTTTTCATTCTTCACAATGTGATATTGTTTAATAATATTTGGTCACTGTAATAAACAGAAGGTTAACTAAGCTCCATTCAAAAGGTTCAGCATCTTAGGCTTAAGTTTGGGACGTTGTGCCATAGAATCACTATTCACCAGTGCATAGTAATAGTTAAGTAGACATTTTTTCATAAGAGGCGTTTCCATTCTTTCAATATTATAGAAAACAACAGGAAGTGTTCATTGTAGTGTATTTACTTGAAGATAGTATCAGTACATGTAAACTTTTGAAGATAATTTACTTGATTAGTTTGACATTGTTCACAGATGGGACACTCATGCATGCTTGTGGGGTGGAGTTTGTGTTAATTCATGTGAAAGCTTTAGACGAGATAATGATCATGTTTTGTGGAGTTGATGGATGACAAATATGGTTGTCTCCTCTTAACACCCCAAAATGAAAATATCAGTATGGACTGTGTTGATATGTTGGCAACATGAAAATTTGGCTTGTCTCCTCCTAACAACTCAAAAATAATGATATAGAAATATTGAAGGAGTTGATTTGAAATGAGAACATAAAAAATATTTGTGTTCCAATACTGAGCTTCAACCCTCAACCACCAGGATATTCAATTATCATAACAAATAGTCCTTTGATATACTATTCAcaactttttatgatttatttctATCAATGCTTTTGACTCATTCTATCAGAAGGTTACCAAGAATCTCACAAAGTTTAGATAGGCCAATCTACAGAGAATATGTTTTTGAGCAATCATCTACATTAAGATTAGACACTTATCAGGGTaacatttgaaaagaaaaaacCTTACCTTTTGGCAATCCTCACTGAATGACACAAACACAAGAATTCCTTACTCCCTCAAGTTCACCATCTTCTGATACACTATCAATTACAGATTCATAAGCAGTGTTAAGACATGGTTAGAAGTAGAGATCTGCAGCAACATTTAAACTACCAAACATTTTAAGAAAGGCAAGGTTATCATTTTTCCTCCTCATGTCCCACATCCATTCCAGGTGAAAAAACTTCAACCAGTAATTTACCTGCTGTAACCTCACATGGCCCGCTCCATTAAATTTGGTCATTAACTACTTTAACCCCACAATGTCATATTTGAAACTAACTATAATAAGTTACCATAAACTAAGTTAAAAAGTTTGGACGCATGCCTCTACTTCTACaactttttctctcttttttaatatattttttgggATTATACTCCAAATATAAGATAAGCAAGTATGTGGTGGGGGGCTAATAAATTAATTACCTTGGCTCGAACTCCTGAACATGAGCAATATCTTTTCCATGAGCATCAGGCCAAGTAACTTTCCTCTTTTCTGTCTTTGCTGCTACTGATTGATAATCCTTCACCACCACTGTTTTCTTCAAATTGCTCTTGAGATTAAAGGGTTGTTCACTAATCTTCTGAGGCACATTAGACCCACTTCTTGTACTGTCGTTGTTGTTTTTGCTTCTTCCAGTGTTGCCAATATCAAAAGCTTGTTTTCCCACTTTTCTGTCATAACTATCAACTTCTTCCAAAAGCCCATCTTTCTTTTCTGCCGGAGAAAGCTTCTTGGTATTGATATTGGTATTAATGGTAGTATTGTTGATGCTTTCTTCTCCTTTGTTGTTAAACCCTTTTGAGGGTACATAGCAAGAACACACTAAAGAGGTGCACCTGTTCTGAGCCGTGGCCGCCAGGAGTACAGCGTACGGACAAATTACAAAATACACAAAAGCTTTATAATACGTTTTCCTCTTGGCTACACTCAAACTCTTGTGTTAATCCTAAAACCACCATGACAAGGCTTTGAGATATGTGGGGCTTTGGATTATAATGGCATATATCTGAtgatcaaaacaaaaaaaaaaagaataaattttTGGAGAAAAAAGTGGtgaagtttttcttttttttgccTATTGATTTAGTTTATCTCCAAATGATTATTATGGTTTGCTTTGGATACATATAAAAAGAGTGCAATTTTGGTTTTGGAGGGGAAGGGTTATAATTTATGCTAAAGCTTTTTTCTTTGTTTGGTTTGGAAAGGTTGAGAATAGGTAGAGGTACAATCATATTAATGCCTCCTCTACCTCCACTAAAGGTGGCTTCACTTTTgctttctttatatttttttaattttctacaTTCTTTAGCACTCATTGTTAGTTTTGTTAGTGTGGTTAAATGGGTGTACCAAAAAAAGGAGTGCTCTTTATCTTTTGACTGTTTATGGAAGAAATACTCATTGTTTTGCTATAGTGAAGAGAGCCTTTCAAATGGGCATCtagtattttttttgtttgtttatccTATTATTTATAAGAATATAATTTGGCATACTAATTTGCTTTTTATGGCATGAGCTTGTGACAAGTGGGAATGGGGAGTTGGCAAATTGTGGGTGCTAATTGTAATAGCTAAGTTATGGGAGGAAGGGAATATTTTTATGCCTTTGTGGATTGTTCGAAATATGAAATGTTTAAGTTTAAGAGATATAATTCTTATGTATTACATTATGCAGCATCATATTATATGTACTTTATGCCTTTGGTTTGGTCAGGATGTTGGTGTGCTTTGAAAAATCAAGTACTTTATGAATGGAATATTGCCAATAATGACTCAAATGCTTTCCTCTAACCAAGCGCTAGGGGGTAATCATTTACGCAACTCAAACTATCAAATTTGACAAAGAATATTGTATCAAAATAAGGGTTGGACAGCTAAGTTCTTGCAGGACTCAGAATAAGTAAATTATGTACTTACTTGGTTGTTCTTGATATGGGAAAGAGAGAGGGTGCGTTTAGTAATATGGAGAAATTAATGGTCAGTTTATTATTGATTCTTAAGTTATTAAAATCACTTCTACATCAATTTAAGTATTAAAATATAGCTCTACAATCAAAGATGAGGATTTTACATGGATTGGTAAATCACCACTGACCTAGAATACACGTACATACTCTTTAGCCATGTTATTTTAATTTGCTTTGATTGGTTGGACAATTTCCGGTAGTGTTTCACCATCAATTCAAAATGGTTGATTCACAATCCTACAATATTTATCCCTTAAAATAATATGAGACAAAAACATGTGGTGGTGGTGATGGTTAGTTAAGAAAATTTTCAACATATTTTCTTCGACTTTTCCTCAATGCTCGTTTCCTATGGTGTATAGGGGTCAGATAGGGGTGGCAGAACACAAAAACACAAATGATATTGTGCAAAGAATAGTTTTGCACTGAAATATAATTAAAAAGCTCACTCAAGACTCCTTGAACTTTAAAGTGACCATTTTTCTTTTATCTTCAACTACTGtcggattttttttttttttttgggggggtgGGTTTttaatcttatttttatttttctctctaaGCTGAATGACTTATAAAGTGTTATTTATCTGATATTGAGCTGAGCTGAGGAGGAGAGGGACCTTTTTCTTGTGGTGGAATCTCACATTTTCCTCCCATATTGCCAAGGCACGCACGCGCCACTCCTGGTAGACCACAAGTCTGCTATTTAATGACAACGAAAGTTGATCAATGGGCTGATTGGTTAGATATTAATCGGGACAAGAAATGATTCCAGCTGTCTGGAAGATAGGGAAGTAAAATTATTGCAGTATGACAACTTTGCAAatggtgaaaaaaaaaaaagacaaatatTTGTGTCCCTTCTCTGCTTGTTCTCCACCTAAGAGGGACAAGCTTTTGCGTGGGTCCAACTCCCTGAATTTGCTACCTCAGTAGACAGACCAAAGCACTGTGATCATCATCATTACAAGGTTAATGAACAGAATGTAAAAACAAATTTAGCATTCGAAATTGGTAGATCTCAATCAAAGGAATGAAAGAAAGTAATAGTTGAAGAAAGCTTAAGCTTTAACCTTCTTCTCCTCATCCTTGTGGAACCAAAATTGATAGCTGTGTGGTTGTTATGAAGAAAGAAGAAACATACACAGTGAAATCTAATAAAGCTCTTTCTTTCAATGGAAAGAAAAATCACCTTTTTGGCTtctgtatatatatatccaaACTATACAGATGAAGTGATTTAAGTTGAACTTGTTATATACAATGAGGTTTTCAGTTCCTTGGTAGTTTCTGAGCATTACAAAAGGAAGTAAGGTGTGTTGCTTGGACATTGCACTAACATATATGATGCTGTTCACAATATATATATCAACAATTGAGGCCCTTAAGAAAGTTAAGAATGTGTTCTACAAAAATGTGTCTCGAATGACGCGAGCTAATACTCTAGAAGTTAATCGATTGAGAACTTCTGGAAGTATTGTCGTGGAGATGCCGGGCAACACTGGGAGAAGCTCTTGAACAACCCGAGTAATATTCAAACTCTGTTGACACCCCCCCACAAACCGGACagcaaaagaaaaatgtgaattAGTATCGCGTAAGGAACCTCATAAACCAAATGCTGTATAAATATGAAATAAATGTGAAATAAATAGTAGCCTATCCATATATATATTTCTCTATTTCTGTTTTCCCGACATCACTGACATGAAGAGAAGCATTCCaacaaaaaaaaggaaaaaaaaaaaagagatttctAAGATGACACCATTCTGATATGGAACTAGTAATTACGTATCTGATCTAGGTAATaatttataggttgttaaatcaCAAAGAGTTTTATAATAGAAGACTTTAACTATAAGCTAGCAAGTGAAGTACCTCATTTGAAGTTTTTGGTATTGAACCAGCAGTCAAAAACTCAACAACTTTTTGGACATTGTTCAATATAACTTTGTCTTCTTCGGTTATTGTTGGTAGAAGCCCTGCTGGTTTGAATGGTCCGAAAGTAGGAGCCATACTGAAGATAGGGGTAGCATTTCCAAGTCCAAGGAGTGCCATTGTACGAACCAACTGTTCCCTCGTGACTGCATCAATGCCCTTTACAATCTATTTGAATATCAAAGGTAATGGTCAAACTTCGGAGAAAATTCACAATCTATTTGCATATCAAAGGTAAAGGTCAAACTTTGGAGAAAATATGCATTATTTCAGTGCTGAATAAATACTGATGCAAACTAAGCACTGATGCAAACTAAGCGCAGGGCTGATATGAAAAGACCATGAGATCAAAGCTCAAATCCATCTTGTGACATCCAACCATATGCATGCAAAACAAGTGAAATGGAGTTCTACAGACTCATGAAATCCTAATCCACAAGGCAGAAAAGTAATTTCCGACAGTGCTCCTCAACCTTCGTTACATATTCAAATTTGTCAAGCATTAATGATTCATTAACTTCACGTGCAAAATTTAATCTGGGTGTATAAATAAACTGTTTCATTCCTGTttggtatatatatttttttaatctatCCCACTATTTGAGTATTAAATGACAAGACAATCTCTTATGCAGAAAAAGTGAAATGGAGTTCTACAGACTCATAATGAAATTGTCACTATGAGAAGTACCTCATCCAGAAGAAATTCTCGGAAGAAGTTTCCCTTATCAGACAGAAGGAATCCCAAAGCTGCTCTTGTTTGGACCGGCTCCTGTTGAGACAGATTTGGTAGCATTATTGGGAACGCATTTTCTGTTGTACGTTGCATAAGGCCGAGTTCGGCCATATCACCATTCAAATCCTCTCCACCTCCACTTTTAGCAGCCGTTATAAAATTCTCAAAGGCTTGCATAACATCAATGAATCTTTCTGCATCAAAAACTCCAGATTTCCCATATATTGTATAGCGTAAAGCATTCCTTAGACGTGGAGATTCATCAGTTAAGAGCCTCTGACAGTGAAAGGAAGAGttaagaaaacaaaacataataagTTTCAGTTAAAGCCTTTATGAAGCATACATAAAAAAGAATACAGAGCAGCACAAAGTCATAGCAAAAACCAGAATGTGGGTATTTTTTTAAATAGGGAATAACTGATTCAAACTGTTGTCAACGCACATTAATAGCTTTATTGCAAATCTTGTCTTAACTAATGATATATATGAAGAAAAGGATTAGGTATCCGAAGTTCTTCAATAAGACTATACATTTATCCCATCTTAGGCAGATAAAATTGGTGATCGGATTAATCTTTGCAATATGTTTTCCAATCTATTCCCATCTCcacctttttaaaaaaaaaaaaaaaaaactgagctCCTCATCTAATCCTACAATTTGAAGAATAACAAACTATAGCAATTGCTATGTAAGTACTCAGGACTAAGGGATAATTGAAATAATAACTTCATTTCAGATAACAGCTACCAACAAGCACTATCTCGGAAGGATGGATATGGAGGTGGGGGTGGACTATTTTGATGTGTACATGATTAAAGATTTTGCATAAGAATTCCTATATAGGGAAGAATTTGTAGGGCCAACTGTAAGTGATGACTTTTTAAATAGTGTTATTCTAATTAAAGTTGACATCGAGGAGATTTTGGTTATAACTCTATCACGAGATTCTACTTGTGGAATTTATATAATCAACTTTTCAACTTTGAGATTTTGTACATTATGTATTACAATTTTCAATAATACAACTTATTTTCACAATTTAAATAGTTAATAAACATTTGACAAAGTACCCATCAAAATAGTATTTGCACAATAACATGCCCATCATGTGTCTACTTTCAATGTGACAAAGTAAAAAGATTGGCTATTTATATTTGTTTACCGACAAAAAATCAATTACCTGTGCAATGTATGGATAGGCCTCATCTACAATCGCAAAGTCGGGATTTCCAACTAAAGCTATGCCTTCCAGCACCCCAATTGCCCTGATTATGAGGGCAAAATAAGGGGGTATCCGAAATGGATAATCAAATGTTATTTGTGCCAAGTCTGCTGCCAGCTCCTGGAAATTGATATTTTTAGCTCCTCCACCTTCAAGTGCCTGATCAAAAACCTTGGCCAGGACAGGCAAAATGGGTTCCAAATTAACACCTTCTGGAATGAAACCAAGTTTAACAAAGTCCTTGACTATGGCTCCATAATCACGATGTATAAGATGGGCAATTGCTTCAATCATTCCATACCTCTGATCATCCGTTAATTTTGTGACAAGTCCTATTATAGGCAAATCAAATGTATCATAAACAAGTCTTCTGAATAGAATAAAGCATTAAACAGCTCGATAAAACATTCTTTGATGATCAAAAGAAGAATACATCAAGCACTCAACAAGAGTTATCAGAGACACATTTTTAAGTCTTGTATATTTGCAAttgagttaaattttttaatattaaagacATTAAACCATTGCTGCATTCTAAAGCACAAAGTCAATGGGTTATGAGTGTCTACAATGCATGTCTTTTGCTAGTTTTCAAACATTTATAATCATTATAGAGAAGTGGGTGCCTAATGTCTTGTTTTCATAGACTCAACCTGTTTAAAGTTTTCAGATGCGCTCAGATAAATGAGGAACCCCCCTCCCCCTCTTCAAATAAGTAATTCTAACAAAAGTATGTACATGATATGAATACAGAAGCAACACTGAATACTAGTAAAGATGTAAATTGTTACCAAAATCAAGAATAGCTAGCTTCCCATCTGGAGTCCGAATCAAATTTCCAGGATGAGGATCAGCATGAAAAAAACCAGTGTCAAGCAGCTGCAATTTAAAGTGACACACAAGTTGGCTTAAATATGTGATGTAGTTGTTAATTATTGCTACTGAGAATTTAGTATAAGTTTAAAGTGTAATAAAAATCATTAAACAAGCATAGAGACAGAAATTTACTGTTGTCAATATGCTTTGACCTATAGATTTCTATCACCAATGCACATCAGCAAATACACCCTACTTTGAAAGCACATAAAAAGTGTGCTCATGAAATGTCTATTAAACAAGTTATGTTTCCCTACCTTGAATAGAAAAGTAGTTAAAGTTTCATGTTCGAGCTGTTGCAAGTTCAATTCTTCAAACATAGAGCAAAAAGTTCTATTTAGAACCACTAAAACAATTAATTCTTTGGCTCCCCACAAACATTCGTCAAAATAGCAAGACAACAAGATGTACGTGTCTACTGTGAGAATGATGCTTTAAATTGAGAAAATGTTACCAAACAGAGGATCTCTTTTACTATGATAGAGATCTTAAGTCAATGCCTCCAGGAGTAAAATTCCTAAGCTATTGGCAGAAGATCTTACCTGCTTCAGATAGCAGATGACTCCAACATTAACAAGCTCTCCAACATCACTTTCTGTACTTTGTGAAAGCTTTTCTCCTTCAACCCATCGGGTAGTAAGAACCTTTCTTGAAGTATACTTCTCGTAGGTTTCGGGAACAACCACCTGGAAAAACATAAAATAAGTAGTATAAGAAAGTAATTTCATGAAGcaacaataaattataaactcaAAATTTCCAAGTAACAGGAATAGTTGTATGGTGAACTTATACCACCTGGGCTTGTACTCAGGGAGCCAAATAATTGTATGACTATGAAATGAAAGAACTCTTTGTCTAATGTTCATCTACCTTTTAGATAACTATTCTACAAGATACCAACTGCACTTTAAGATCAATGCATTTGTGTgtatatgttgttttcttgcatTCAAAAGATTTATTCAGTTTACTGAAGCCAAAAAAACATGAAACTAATGTGCCTTGCGTTTGTTATGGTAAgaagttaaaaaaaaatcttcCAGATTATCTTATGCACTCTTAAAAAAGTTTGTTTGATTTATTCAATACAGTAGCAATTTATTGAATTCCCTTTAATGGaattaaataaaaactaagaGGAGCTTACAGAATAGTATggaggaaaaggaaagaaagaattGTTTTTACAACAATTCTCTGTTATCATTGACTTTTAAATAGATAAATATAAACTACGGATACATTCTACATTTCTTGtaagaataaataaaataaaaggctatCATTAGTAAACAAGTCTTATTCATCAAATTATTAGCAGCGTCCATTTTCCAGAAAATTAAACTTTCACATAACTAAACATTTGTTTAGCACACTAGAAGTTAGCTCCTGGTGAAATGTAGTTTGATAATCATAGTATCAAACAAAACGTACAGCTTCAGAATAAACAAGAATTCAGGTACAAAAAATGAAAGGTTATCAAAGTCACCTGTGGAAGGTCCTTTTTCATCATTTCAGCAAAACGCGTTCCATTTTCACCCTCATTAACATAATCTAGCTCCTCAAAGAAACGGGCTGCCCATTCATCAACCAGTCCAACAACATCTACAGAGATCTGAAATGAATTAACAGAAAGAATGGAGATTGGGAAGAAAaaatcttttattaaaactacGTTCACCCCTTTGAAAGCAAGTATTTGAAGGAGCAGATTAATCCTAAATCCATTACATGAGAAAACTACCTGGGGAAACTTGCGAAGAAACAGCCCCAACTTTCGTATGACGAACAAATCAACTGTTACAGTCTCAAGAACAAAGGGCCTTTGCACTTTAACAGCCACCAAATCACCATTTTCTTTCAACCGGCCCTTGTACACTTGTCCAAGAGATGCTGCCATAGATTACACACTATGAGCTTAAAATGTCCAAGCTTTGTTGATAACAAGTACAGCATCTATTTATACCATGAAATCTTAGAGATATTACCAGCAGCAATGGGGGAAGGTGAGAGTTCAGAATATATCTCCTGCCACGGCCGACCAAGCTCCTCTTTGATGAGAGCCATAGCTACATCATCTGGGAATGAAGGCACCTTCAAAATTCATCAAACAGAAAAATCAGCTATAGAAATCAAATGGAGAAAATCATAAACATGAAGTACTTTTATCAGGCATTTGGTATGActcaataaattaaaatagtgGGTGCCACAGAACCAATAAAAACCCCTCAATAGAATCTGATTATTCGCTTAGGAAATTATGCAAGAGCAAAAAGTagaagttttaaaattaaattggtAGTGTTAGTTCAAAACAGAAAGACaaaaaaatccaaataactcTACCTTATCACAGAGTTTTTGAAGCTCAGTCATTGCACTTGGTGAAAGTATATCAGGTCTAATGCTCAATGCTTGCCCAAGTTTGATATAAGCTGGACCCAAAGAGGTCACAATCTCCCTTAGTTCAATGGCTCTAGCAACTTCATTCTGGTGCACAGAAAAGTATGAAGGATATAAAACATAGAACAAAAAAGTGCATTTTAAA
It encodes the following:
- the LOC133819768 gene encoding uncharacterized protein LOC133819768, with the translated sequence MDAASQLVCYGIEPLRPTFPTRTSSSYGRIRIPKRTGRVLAVATEPKPPRTGSSKPPSTNSVNGSSKSPPAKSVNGVSSRIGDVSKEIKRVRAQMEENEELAILMRGLRGQNLKDSQFAEDNVELRLVEVDESSEFLPLVYDPATISAYWGKRPRAVATRIVQLMSVAGGFLSRLALDVINKKVKENEVARAIELREIVTSLGPAYIKLGQALSIRPDILSPSAMTELQKLCDKVPSFPDDVAMALIKEELGRPWQEIYSELSPSPIAAASLGQVYKGRLKENGDLVAVKVQRPFVLETVTVDLFVIRKLGLFLRKFPQISVDVVGLVDEWAARFFEELDYVNEGENGTRFAEMMKKDLPQVVVPETYEKYTSRKVLTTRWVEGEKLSQSTESDVGELVNVGVICYLKQLLDTGFFHADPHPGNLIRTPDGKLAILDFGLVTKLTDDQRYGMIEAIAHLIHRDYGAIVKDFVKLGFIPEGVNLEPILPVLAKVFDQALEGGGAKNINFQELAADLAQITFDYPFRIPPYFALIIRAIGVLEGIALVGNPDFAIVDEAYPYIAQRLLTDESPRLRNALRYTIYGKSGVFDAERFIDVMQAFENFITAAKSGGGEDLNGDMAELGLMQRTTENAFPIMLPNLSQQEPVQTRAALGFLLSDKGNFFREFLLDEIVKGIDAVTREQLVRTMALLGLGNATPIFSMAPTFGPFKPAGLLPTITEEDKVILNNVQKVVEFLTAGSIPKTSNESLNITRVVQELLPVLPGISTTILPEVLNRLTSRVLARVIRDTFL